The DNA window tatggcttagtactgtgaaggagtacatggttagtgccaggcgcaaatgaatatctttgattttgcatccatttggtaacttgttgaagttgtctgatagtcagtaatacatggtttaattattatgattttttttatttattattttaaaacatctgaaagaatctgaaatagaaaagcttattttagtttatggtccacttGATAAACACAGatattacagacggttttagagtctaatactgaatgttgtttgctgtcatttttctgcctgcatatgttgtgattggtgcagtgaaatttgagaatgtgtttgtggtcagtatcatagcctcagacaataAACCAAcactgtagcgtgtcactgtgtttacatgtgagaggggttccagttacataatgggctcgttttaattcaactgttttgacggagctcgacaaacctaaaaaataaatgctggtgttatcaaaaactatgtcatatagctatattccagatttattacagccaaacacatctcggagctccgaggaacctccttctccttatatttccctctatcccactcttctcatccctccatccctcaaatactgtgtaatgatgatatgtgtgcgtgtggagggtaagggatgggcgtggaaggtaatagttaattaagtggctacacctgggttgtgagggatctggggttaatagagggagtgggaggcgcgttagggagatttggtctggtaggcaccgtacgCGTTGGGTCCCGGGGGAGGTGCCACTCGCATGCCGTTTAGGGCAGAGAGTGGGcggtagggacagttcccggtgcggtagggcgaggacagtcaggacagtgggggtaggaggctatgaccactgcttagacggggtggttgatagatgggagtagcggcaccctcatagggacggattggtggtgggggggtgggattccctttccgtgggacgtTGTAGGTGATGGACCGGTGTGATTgttccttccccgggggagggtcctgatccctgggggggagggggtgttctgttttaactatgtctttattgtgtgagtgttctgtgtgttttaaatgcgcagtgtaaccgcttagggtcgggacaggactatatacagtaggcggttctggtcccgtaacgcttgcctgtgcccgaagtgtggggattactgtgtattgcagtgctattggtgtgccgtgccctaatggggatgttgtgtggtgcgggatttactgtgcggtagcgtgggttaacacacgcttgaaaaggggtggtgtgctacggggagaaagcgggaccgaactctttgtgaatccagatccgacccaacgggtcgctgcatgaattgtactgaataaaagtatctttgtaattgtagctgcagtctggtggtgatctgttctcctttcacagcctctgacgctagtTTAGGTTCGTTgcactggtggcagcggtgggatcatttctttcctttgtgcttttcccgtttagaaacctagaattagctttaacatgtcggaggcggaggatagtgtacaatctcctaattatgagggcgctgattgtcctgttacgtctagagagtgttttctcaatctcccggtggccccgcctgctcacccaatatttataccggaaacttttaatggtgtggggcgtgagtggtctgactggtcggaacaattttatctggcggctgaggtaaacaggtgagatgattctctgaaaattaagtttatgtctttgctattgtGTGGCCGTGCTAGGGAGATGCTAACTACAtcaaaaaccaaatgaattaaaaaacgtGGAAAATAAcgttgaaatgaaaatatattttgacaaCGATCGACGacctgtaatatttttaacGATGTCGCTGCGATATcgctatttgtaaaaaaaagaaaaaaatagttactggaaaagctacagcgttttaaaagtatttgctCTACCGATAACCTACTGAAAGAAGTAAAGTTAGTAGCGTCGTTCATTTTAGTTAGCTACTCCACAACACTGgacataaaaataactgaacaaTGTTAACATTTTCACAATTTAAGCCCTCTCAACAGAAGCACTTTAATgagaatatttgaaaaattaactgataacatatcagttatctatattttttaaatttactttgAAAACAGACTCAAATTAAGCTTATACGAAAAATTCAGAAGCCTATACAGTCTCAAATGAAGCCTGTTGCGTTTTTAAACAATCGGTCTGGGATTCCGCTTAACGTCACGCCCGAAGCTCACACTTTGATTGCAAACGGGAAGAAACATAACTATTGTCACGTACACCGGCGGATGTTCATCAATTAAGCCTGCATACTGGAGACTACAAAGGGACAGCACACGCAATGGGGGTTGCGAAGTATTGCAAATGTTTCATTTCTATATCGAGCGTTTGCTTGTCCAGTGTCATTCCCTCGTTCCTTACCTTGCCTGCCTTCCTTTCCCAGAGCAGCAGAGATGCTAAACTATCGACCGCAAAACGTGCAGACTGGCAGATGTCAATTGCGCTGGAATGAAATtacatggttttaatttttctctgataTCGGCTGGCCAGATACAGTAATTTCTTTGAGAcccctgaatttaaataataaaaaatttttataacgatggtggcctatataatgtgccgatttgcttgtgaagttgttcagctggttggcatggcattgattactgctttttaagaaagtgcatgtagtctcacactgtagaagtccattgctcagttgtcagcatgctcagcgtgtcgcctgtgatgtgtcctgcacagcagcaggctacattgcgtttaatggactaatacttcttcaacccattaaatgattcctttctctctccctgccagtgatggctccctctatcaatctcttcaccttcctcgtcctgtccctggtggagggcagctcttcatgggacgaagcttcgccttgcggatccggctccatcctgacaaggccctacacggccttgtgtgagctggatgcggtgtggggcttggtggtggtggtggcggcagcggcggcggccctcgcctcgctgatcctgctcctggtggtactgtgtcgcctgcggaagatcacagaggctgaggagcgcagcggggtggcgccgctactcctgctgctcgctgccatatttgggctctgtggcctcagcctgggatacatcgctgagcaccaagagagcctctgcttcgcccggcgtgtcctgaggggggtgttgcttgcTGTCTGCAACACCTGCCTAGTGTTCCAGGGTCTGCGACTGCTCATAGCCCCAGCACAGGTCAACTGATGGGGCTGGCGGTGGCCTTGGCCGTGTTGGATCCAGAGTGGATCCTTCTAGCCATGATGTCCACGTGCCAGCCAGCCTGTGAATACCAGCCGCTGAACTTTGCGCTGGCCACCACTTAtgtgctggtcctgctcctggcagcactggtgggggcggcctgcagtctgtggaggcagcagccacggtggaggtgcaggaccatgtggctgctcatcacctgcctggcctcagtcctgctgtgggtggcctggATCACTTTCTACCTGTATGGCAACGCGGCGCTTGGCCTGTCCCCAACATGGGACAACCGGGTacaggcagtggtgctgctggcacaggcatggctgctcatactgctgcacgctgctcctgagctccatgCCACCTTACGGCCCCCATCCCGCATGAGAGAGGCCAGTTTAGAGGAGGACCTTTCTCACGTGTAGTTTGGAGCAAACCAGGGCTTCGTGTTCAGTGACAACAACTCAGGTATGGTACTTTGTTTTTGCTTCTTTgacctactctgtgactctgtgtgtacttgagagagagcatagccctcgctctttcctcacatggagcccctactggaagtctgtggaacagcagcatataaacaaggtctatggacctttccctgtaactcagatctcacttgagcagagcttaggtaccatggctgcatgtgccccccccccccccccaacaatcccAATAATAAATGTGAAGTATGactactgcactgctgaaggatgtttacatgatcaatatctgtctctctcctgcaggtgccctcccaagcccccaggaaacattacattttaaatatatatatatatatatatatatatatatatatatatcatctctggaagtggtgtgtttttttacggttaaaaagttgagaaacattcaatggtcatcatcataccatatatcagtagcccagccactggtcagttccttcactccactgttacagactttcatgaaaacattttttaaatgtgggtgttttacctgtgtgatatgcttgccttttgtactttatgaaggacataaaatagaattaaatttttacattatattactcatacaacaggtggcatggtcctgcagtggttagcactgttgcctcacacctctgggacccgggttcgaatctccgcctgggtcacatgtgtgtggagtttgcatgttctccccatgtcgtcgtggggtttcctccgggtactccggtttccccccacagcccaaaaacatgctgaggctaattggaattg is part of the Brienomyrus brachyistius isolate T26 unplaced genomic scaffold, BBRACH_0.4 scaffold33, whole genome shotgun sequence genome and encodes:
- the LOC125721407 gene encoding LOW QUALITY PROTEIN: G-protein coupled receptor family C group 5 member B-like (The sequence of the model RefSeq protein was modified relative to this genomic sequence to represent the inferred CDS: inserted 1 base in 1 codon), whose amino-acid sequence is MWKLFSDIVARKIFLPVALSQRLAVASLLDRILTRPYTALCELDAVWGLVVVVAAAAAALASLILLLVVLCRLRKITEAEERSGVAPLLLLLAAIFGLCGLSLGYIAEHQESLCFARRVLRGVLLAVCNTCLVFQGLRLXHSPSTGQLMGLAVALAVLDPEWILLAMMSTCQPACEYQPLNFALATTYVLVLLLAALVGAACSLWRQQPRWRCRTMWLLITCLASVLLWVAWITFYLYGNAALGLSPTWDNRVQAVVLLAQAWLLILLHAAPELHATLRPPSRMREASLEEDLSHV